One Thermomonas paludicola genomic window, GTTCGATCCACACCGCGACCACGTTGCCGTCGCAGTGCAGACTGCCATCTTCCGCCACGATGCGGTGCCCGATCACCACGCTGGTGGTGCCCAGCCGTTCGGTGAACAGTTCCACGAACACGCTGGCCGGATATTCGATCGGGCGCTTGAAGTTCAGCGTGGCCGACGCCACGACCGGCGCGGCGTCTTCGGTCACCCAGTCCTCGCCGATGGTCTGGAACCACTCGATGCGCGCCTGCTCCAGGAAGGTCAGGTAGCGCGCGTTGTTGACGTGGTTGAACGCGTCCAGGTCGCTCCAGCGCAGTGGTATCGGCGTGCGGAACACGGTGCTTGCGGGGGAGGTCATGCGCTGCCCTTCTTTTTGCTGCGAGTGGATGCCGAGGGTGCCGACTTTTTTTCGAGCAATGGCGCAAGGAAGTGGCCGGTGTGCGAGGCCGGGTTTGCCGCCACCTGCTCCGGCGTGCCGACGGCGATGATCTGGCCGCCGCGATGGCCGCCCTCGGGGCCCAGGTCGATCACCCAGTCGGCGGTCTTGATCACGTCGAGATTGTGCTCGATCACGATCACCGTATTGCCGTCGTCGCGCAGGCGGTGGAGCACGTCCAGCAGCGCCTCGATGTCGTGGAAGTGCAGGCCGGTGGTGGGCTCGTCGAGGATGTAGAGCGTGCGCCCGGTGTCGCGGCGGGAGAGCTCTTTCGACAGCTTCACCCGCTGCGCTTCACCGCCCGACAAGGTGGTCGCGCTCTGGCCCAGCTTGACGTAGCCCAGGCCCACGTCGATCAGCGTTTCCAGTTTGCGGGCGATGGCCGGCACCGGCGCAAACAGCTCCAGCGCCCGTTCCACCGTCATTTCCAGCACGTCGCGGATGCTGTGCCCCTTGTAAAGGATCTCCAGCGTCTCGCGGTTGTAGCGCTTGCCGCCGCACACGTCGCAGGGCACGTACACGTCGGGCAGGAAGTGCATTTCCACCTTGATCAGGCCGTCGCCCTGGCAGGCTTCGCAGCGCCCGCCGCGCACGTTGAAGGAGAAGCGCCCCGGCGAATAGCCGCGTGCGCGTGCTTCTGGCGCCTGTGCAAACAGTTCGCGCAGCGGCGTGAACAGGCCGGTATAGGTCGCCGGATTGCTGCGCGGGGTGCGGCCGATCGGCGACTGGTCGATATCCACCACTTTGTCGAACAGGTCCAGCCCGACGATGTCCCGGTAGGGCGCGGGCGTGTGCGAGGCGCCGTTGATCTCGTTGGCCGCCAGCGCGAACAGGGTGTCGTTGATGAGCGTGGATTTGCCGGAGCCCGACACGCCGGTGACGCAGGTCAGCAGCCCGGCCGGAATCTCCAGGTCCACGTTCTTCAGGTTGTTGCCGGATGCGCCCTTGAGTTTGAGTAGCATTTTTCGGTTGGGCGGATAGCGCAACTGCGGCACGTCGATTTTCTTCTTGCCAGACAGGTATTGCCCGGTCAGCGAGCGCGGCGCGTTCAGCACATCGTCCAGCGTGCCCTGCGCCACCACTTCGCCGCCATGCACGCCTGCGCCTGGGCCGATGTCCACGATGTAGTCGGCCAGCCGGATCGCGTCTTCGTCGTGCTCCACCACGATCACCGTGTTGCCGAGGTCGCGCAGCCGGGTGAGCGTGCCCAGCAGCCGCGCGTTGTCGCGCTGGTGCAGGCCAATGGAGGGTTCGTCGAGCACGTACATCACGCCGACCAGCCCCGCGCCGATCTGCGACGCCAGTCGGATGCGCTGCGCTTCGCCGCCGGACAGCGAATCGGCCTTGCGTTCCAGGCTCAGGTAGTCAAGCCCGACATCCACCAGGAAGCCCAGCCGCTCGCGGATTTCCTTGACGATCTTGGTGGCGATTTCGCCGCGCCAGCCGGGCAGGGTCAGCGCCTCGAAGAAGGCCAGGCAGGTGTCGATGGGCAGTACCGCGATTTCATTCAGCGGCCTGTCTGACACGAACACGTTGCGCGCCTGCCGGTTCAGGCGTGCGCCGCCGCATTCGGGGCAGGGGCGCTCGCTGATGTATTTGGACAGCTCTTCACGTACCGCTGCGCTTTCGGTTTCGCGGTAGCGGCGTTCCAGGTTCGGAAGGATGCCTTCGAACGCATGCTTGCGCTGGTGTTTGCTGCCGCTTTCGCTGATGTAGGTCAGCGGGATCGCTTCGCCGGCGCTGCCGTGCAGCACGATCGCACGGATCGCTTCCGGCAGCTGTTGCCACGGCGTATCGACATCGAAACGATAGTGTTTCGCCAGCGATGCGATCATCGAGAAGTAATAGGCGTTGCGGCGATCCCAGCCGCGCATCGCCCCGGCCGCCAGCGACAGCTCCGGATGCGCCACCACCCGCACCGGGTCGAAGAACTGGGCCACGCCCAGCCCGTCGCAGCCCGGGCAGGCGCCCACCGGCGAGTTGAACGAGAACAGCCGTGGCTCCAGTTCGGGCAAGGCGTAGTCGCAGACCGGGCACGCGTATTTCGACGAGAACAGCAGCGGCTCGCGCCCTGCGTCGGCCGCGTCCGGCAGCCTGCCTGCCGCGGCACTTGCGCCATCCTGCGCGGCGTCCATCGACTGCACGATGGCCATGCCATCGCCCAGCTTCAGCGCGGTCTCGAACGACTCGGCCAGCCGTTGGCGGAGTTCCGCGCGCGGCTTGAAGCGGTCGATCACCGCCTCGATGGTGTGCTTCTGGCGCAGCGCCAGCGCCGGCAGCGCATCGATCTCGTGCAGCACGCCATCCACCCGCACGCGCACGTACCCCTGCGCGCGCAGCTGCTCGAACACCTGCACGTGCTCACCCTTGCGCTCGCGCACCACCGGCGCCAGCAGCATCCAGCGCTGGTTGGCCAACGCTTCGTCGGCTTCCATCGCCAACACCTGGTCCACCATCTGGCTGACGGTCTGCGCCTCCAGCGGGAAGTGGTGGTCCGGGCAGCGCGGGCTGCCCACCCGCGCATACAGCAGGCGCAGGTAGTCGTGGATTTCGGTAATGGTGCCGACCGTGGAGCGCGGGTTGTGGCTGGTCGATTTCTGTTCGATGGAAATCGCCGGGCTGAGGCCTTCGATATGGTCGATGTCCGGCTTGTCCATCACGCTGAGGAACTGCCGTGCGTAGGCAGACAGCGACTCCACGTAGCGGCGCTGGCCTTCGGCGTAAATGGTGTCGAACGCCAGCGATGACTTGCCGGAGCCGGACAATCCGGTGATCACGATCAGCTTGTCGCGCGGCAGGTCGAGGTCGATGTTCTTGAGATTGTGCGTCCGTGCGCCGCGGAGGCGGATGAAGTCCAGCGCCATCGGGGGGTCCTGCAGTTTGGGGGATGGCCGCGGCAAGTCCGGGCCAATCGGGAAGCGTAACCAGCCGCAGGAGGCAGGGCAAATCGACAGCATGACGCGGTTGCAGGGGGCTTCGGCTGGGGAGCTTGGTGGCTAGGCCGGATGCCGCTTTCAGGTAGTCTGGCGCGATGCGCGCGGCACGACGCGGAACGTATTGGTCGGCAAGGGTGGGCGGTCGCGACAGTGCATCCGTGCCGCCGGCTTCCTGGAAAGCGTTCGGGCGGCGGACCGGCTGGCACCGGGCGAAGACGCGCGTGGATGGAGTCGCAGCGGATGAGATGCGGCTGTCGTCAAATGGACTTGCAGATCCGGGGAGCCACTGTTGAACACTGATGAAACCTCTGCAGGCCTGACCCTGCTGCGCGCCAGCCGGCTGGAAGCATTGCTGGAGCCCTTGGAAGCCTTGCTGGCGCAGACCCGGCCGGCGCATCCGCTGGCTCCGCAGACGGTCATCGCCGCGCACCCGGGCATGAAGCAGTGGCTTGCCGGTGCGCTGGCGCGGCAGGTGGGTGCGGGCCGCGTGGTCGCCAACCTCGACGTGCAGCTGCCCAGCACCTGGCTGGATCGGCTGTCAACGACCCTGCTGGGCGAACGCGCGGTGGCGCTGCCGAACTACCGTCGCGGGCATCTGCGCTGGACCCTGCACGCGATGCTGGGCGATCCGTCCGCGCATGGCGTCACCGACCCGCGCGTGCTGGCCTACCTGGGGGCCACCCGCAGCGCCGACGAGCGCGCCCTGCGCCGCTTCCAGCTGGCCGACCGGCTGGCGCGGGTGTTCTCGCAATATCTGGTCTATCGCAGCGACTGGTTGCAGGCATGGGAGGCCGGGAGACACGCCGACGCCACCGCGCAGCGGCGCGATGCCGCCTTGAAGGCGCTGGAGTCCGGCTGCCTGGCCCCGCTCTGGCAGGCAGTGGTCGCCGCACTGGGTGAGCATCGCGGCCGCCTGGTCGATGCGCTGGTCGCTGCGCTGCAGGCCGACAGCGCGCCGCGCGCGCCACTGCACGTGGTGGGCCTGTCGCACCTGCCGCCGGCGGAGTTGTCGGTGCTGCGGGCCTATGCGCGCCGGGCGCCGGTGTTCCTGTACGTGCCCGACCCCTGCCGAGAATACTGGGGCGGCCTGCACAAGGCCGACGGTGGCCGGCCGGCGGTGGCGGCGTGGCAAGCCTTCCGCGATGACGAACAGGCGCGCTTCGACGATCCCGATGCACTGGACTGGCGCGATCAGGGCCACCCGCTGCTGGCACGCTGGGGGCGCCTGGGCCAGCACTTCTTCGCCGCACTGGTGGACGACGAGCTGCGCGAAGATATCCGCCACTGGCAGGACGACGGCGCCGGCACGCCGCCCGATCGACTGGCGCGCCTGCAGGACAGCATCCGCCGCTTGCAGCCGGAGTTGCTGCAGGAGGATGCGGCCGCCGCCAATGCCACGGCCGATCCCAGCCTGCGCATCCACGCCTGCCACACCCGCCAGCGCGAGCTGGAGGTGCTGCGCGATGCGCTGCTGGATGCCGTCGACAAGGACGGCGTGCGTCCCGGCGACATCGTGGTGATGGCGCCCGACATCCAGGCCTATCTGCCGCTGATCCCGGCGGTGTTCGGCGCGCCCGGCTCCGCGCGCGAGCGCCTGTTGCCCTACCACCTGGCCGACGTGCCCGTCGCCCGCAGCCATCCGCTGTTCGCCGTGTTCGCCACCCTGCTGGGGCTGGGCGCATCGCGCATCACCGCGCCGGAGGTGGTGGACCTGCTGGGCGTGGCGGAAGTGCGGGCCGCCTTGGGGCTGGATGCGGGCGATGCCGATATTTTGGGCGAATGGTTGCGCAACAGCCGCGTGGCCTGGGCGCTGGACGCTGCGCACAAGCAGGCGCTGTCGCTGCCAATGCGCGCCGAGCACAGCTTCGCGTGGGCGATGGATCGCTTGCTGGCGGGCTACCTGATGGCCGACGTGCCGGGCGAAGCCGATCCGCAGGCGGTCACGCTGCCCGATGGCACCGAGCTGTTGCCGTTGGCCGGCATCGAGGGGCCTTCCGCCGCCGCGCTGGGCAGTCTGGACCGCTTGCTGTGCGAGCTGCAGGCGTGGCGCAACCTGGCCCACGTCGAGCAGCCTGCAAGCCAGTGGGCGACGGTGCTGCGCGAGCGCGTGGACGCGCTGCTGCGCATCGACCGCACCGATGCCGACGCCCGCGCCGCGCTGTCGGTGGTGCATCGGGCCATCGCCCAGCTGGCCGCCGAGCCGGCGCGCAACGGCGAAGACCCCGCGCTGCGCCTGCCGGTGGTGCGCGAGCTGCTGCAGGACGCACTGGCCGCCGCGCCGGAGCGGCAGCGCTTCCTGATGGGCGGCATCACCTTCTGCGGCATGGTGCCACAGCGCGCGATCCCGTTCGACATGGTCTGCGTGCTGGGGCTGGACGAAGGCGCGTTTCCGCGCCGGCCATCCGATGGCGGCATCGACCTGATGGCGCGCATTCGCCGCCTCGGCGACCGCGACGTGCCCGGCGACGACCGCTACCTGTTCCTGGAAACCGTGATGTCCGCGCGCAAGCGCCTGCACCTGTCGTACATCGGCCAGGGCGTGCGCGACGGCAAGCACCGCAATCCGGCCGCGCCACTGGCCGAGCTGCTGGCCGAACTCGACCGCAGCTGCGCTAACGCGCCCGATGACGACAAGGCGCCGCGGCCGTGGCTGGTGCGACATCCACTGCAGCCGTTCGACGGCCGCTATTTCGATGGCACGCATCCGGCGCTGTTTTCGTTCTCGCCGGCGTTCGCGGGCATGCGCGGCGCGGGCAAGGAAGCGCTGCCGCGCCTGCGCGATGGCAATCTCCCCGCGCCCGAACCACTGCCGGAGCCGCTGCCGTTGGCCACGCTGGAGGGCTTCTTCAAGGACCCGGCCAAGGCGCTGTTGAAGGAGCACCTGCAGCTGTCGCTGGATGCGCTGGATGACGACGTGCGGCTGGCGGAAGACGAGCCGATGGATGCGATTTCAAGGATCCACTCGGTGGCGCGCACGGTGTTCCTGCAGCAGGTGCTGCCGCGCAAATGCGGCGATCCGGCGTGGGCATGGGATCGCCAGCCGCCGGCGTGGGTCGGCTTGGGCGGGCTGTTGCCGCTGGGCGCGGCCGGTGAAGCCGCATGGGCGAAGGAAGCGGACGCAGTGGATGCGCTGTGGAGCCAGGCCGATGCCTGTGGCCGCTTCGATGCGCGCGGCGAGCACGGCGGCCAGGTGGTGCGGGTGGACGTGCCCTTGCGGCAGCCCGGCGGCGAAGGTGCCGACGACGGCCTGCCGCAGCGCATGACCGGGTTGCTGCGTAATGTGTTCCCGCTCAACGGGGCGGCGGACGGCGTGCAGATCGTGTTCGCATTCCCCAATCCGAAAGACGAAAAGAAGCACCTCAAGGAGCCCGGTGATCTTGGGTTCAAGGAGCGGGTCCCCGCATTTCTGCATTGGGCGTTGCTGCGTTTGCAGCACGCAAGCACCGACACGCCCGTGCCGGTGCGCCTGACCATGCTGGCGGCCGGCGAACCGGATCTGGCCGCGCAGGTGAACGCCTGGGACCTGCGTTACTGCGCCGCGGATACGGCAGAGCGGGCTGCCCTGAATGCCGATCTGCGCCGTCGTCTGCACGCATTGGTTGCACTGATGTGCCTGGGGCGCGAAGGCCGCTCGTGGTTCCATCCGCAGTCCGGGTGGGCTGCCTTGCAGGCGCTGCAAGCCGCGCCGAAAAAAGCCCGGGGCAAACAGGGCGAGGCCGAGGCTGGGAAAGAAGCTGACGGCGCCGGCGCGCCTTCAGCGGAAGCGGAAGCAGCGGCGAAGCGGGCGCGCGGGGCGGCAATCGCCAAGGCGGTGCGCGGCAAGTGGGTGAGCGAGTCCGGTCAAGGTGTCGGCGAGCGCGACTACGCCCCCGGCTACGCGCAGCTGCTGGAAGGCGACCTGATCTTCGGCGATCCCGACACCGATCCGGACAGTCGCGCCCTGCACGCGCTGCTGCAGGATGCCCAGCAAATCAATGCACTGATCCAACTCGATGGCGTTGACGCGCCCGGTGTGGATGCCAGCACGGAGGTGGCATGAACAAGCCCATGGATTGGACGACGCTACCGCTAGCCGGGGCTGGCCGCAGTCTGGTCGAGGCCAGTGCCGGCACCGGCAAGACCTGGACCATCGCCGTGCTGTACCTGCGCCTGCTGCTGGAGGAGAAGCTTTCGCCGCGGCAGATCATCGTCAGCACCTTCACCAACGCCGCCGCCGCCGAGCTGCGCGAGCGCCTGCGCGGAAAACTGCTGTGGGCGCTGGCCGAGGCGAACCAGCACCAGCAGGGCATCGCCAGCGACGCGGGCAAGCATGCGGATCGCGACTGGATCCGCAGCCGCTGGCAGGACGCATCTGCCGTGCTGGAATCCGACGTCCAGCGCTTGCAGGCCGCGCTGGCCGAGTTCGACGCCGCGCCGATCTCCACCCTGCACGCACTGTGCTCGCGCATCCTTGCCGACCATCCCTTCGCCGCCGGCGCCTTGTTCCGCGGCCGCGAGATGATCGATGGCAAGACGCTGGAAGCCGCGCTGGTCGCGGATCTGTGGCGGGTGATCGCGCAGGGCGATGAAGCGGATGCACTGGTGGCGCTGGCCCGCGCGGCCGGGATCACCCTCAATTCGCTGAAGAAATACGTGCCGGTGTTGTTGCAGGCGGATGTGGAGGTGGGGTGTCTGGATCTCAATGCGCTTCGTGGCCGGCTGGGTTTTCTTGGCGATCTGGATGCGTGGGCGAGCAGGGTACGCGGCTTGCTTGACGATGATCGCTGGTTCCACCAACGCAGCGCGCTACGTCAGACGTGGCGCAGTCTGGTTGATGTCATCGTGCCGTTGCCGGGTGTGGTGCCGGGTGAAATTGATCTGGCGAAGCTCAAGGCCGCAAAGGCGCTCACGGCAATCAGCAAGGCGGGTGTTGCAAATCCTGATATTCAGGCATTGGCAAACGTATCCGGTGATATCGCTGCGGTGTTCTCTGATGAGGAATGGGATCGTGCCGGCAGCATCCCGCTGCGCCAATTCCTCGCCGCCGCCCAGCACTGGTGCCGTGCCGCCCTGCAGGCGCGGCTGGATGCCGCCAACCAGTCCAGCTTCGACCAGTTGCTGGTCACGGTGCGCGATGTGCTGGCACCCCGCGACGGGCAACGGGCGCTGGCCGATGCGCTGTTCGCGGCCTGGCCGGTGGCGCTGGTGGACGAGTTCCAGGACACCGACCCGGTGCAGTTCGGCATCCTCGATGCGATCTACAGCGACGCGGGCGGCGCGCAGCGCGGGCGGCTGGTGATGATCGGCGACCCCAAGCAGGCGATCTACCGCTTCCGCGGCGGCGACGTGGCGACTTACGAGCGGGCCAAGACGCGGGTCCCGGACCAGGACCGGCTCACGCTGGGCACCAACCATCGCTCCAGCCGGGGCTATGTCGAGGCGGTCAACCAGTTCTACGCGAACACACGCGCCGAACTGGGGCCGCAGCAGTCGGCGACGTCCATCCGCTATCAGCGCGTTGCTCCGAGCGGCCGCCGCGACGGCCAGCCGCTGCGCGCCGCGCACGACAATACGCCCGTCAGCCGTCCGCTGATGCTGCACCGGCTTGCGGCGGACGACGCTGCGCCCGACCTCGAAGCGCACGCGCTGCGGGTGTGCGCGGGGCAGATCGCGTGGGCGCTGTCGGAAGATGGCTATTCCATCGGCGAAGACCGGCTCCAACCCGGCGACATCGCCGTGCTGCTGCCGAGCAATGCGCAGATCGTCAAGCTGGCGGTGATGCTCAAGGCGCGTGGCGTGCCCTGCGTGACGGGCTCGCAGAAGAGCGTGTTCGACACCGCCATCGCCCGCGAGCTGCGGCTGGTCCTGCACGCGGCGCTGCACCCCGAGGATCCGCGCACGCTGCGTGCCGCACTGGCCACGCGCCTGATAGGCGCGAGCCTCGGCACGCTGCAGGCCCTGCGCCACGATGCGGCAGCCTGGGACAGCCACGCCAGCCGCTTCCATGTCCTGCACGCCACGCTGGAGCGCGGCGGCCCGCTGGCGCTGGTGGCGGCGTTGCTGGAGCAGCACGCCGCGCGCTTGCTGGACACGGTGGAAGGCGAGCGCATCCTCACCGACCTGCGCCACCTCGGCGAGCTGCTGCAGGAAGCCTGGGACGAAGGCGGCGGCGAACGGCTGCTGGCGTGGTTCGCCGAGCAGATGGCCGATGGAGCCGAAGGCAGCGACGCCGTCGACGCACGCGCGCTGCGGCTGGAATCGGATGCCGCGCGGGTCAAGCTGATGACCCTGCACGCCAGCAAAGGGCTGGAGTTCGGCGTGGTGTTCCTGCCGCTGATGTGGAAGCACGGGCCGATCAACAAAGGTGCGCGCCTGCTTGCCTCCGATGACGGGTCTGCGAAATGCCTCGTCGAAGGCCCGGCCAAGGACATCGTCAAGCAGCAGGAATTCGAGGAGCGCCATCGCATCCTGTACGTGGCGCTGACCCGCGCCATCCATGCCTGCCACGTGTTCGTGCTGCCGACGGGCGATGTCCTGGCCGACGCCATCCGCAGCGCGAGCGCAAAGGACGTGGCGCTGAACAACCTCGAACTGTCCGTGTTCCCGACCGACGAGGCGCCCTGCATCCACGTCATCGACGGCTGGAACCCGCATCCCGGCCGCGTCTGGCAGGGCGGCGGGGAGGTGGCGGCCACGCGCACTGCCCGCCCATTGCCCGCCGCGCCCATCGGCCCGCTGCCGATGCGGCACAGTTTCACCACCCTCAGCGGCGGTGGCCGGCATCGCCTGGGGTTCGAGGACAGCGCGGCCGAGGATGAAGCGCAGGCCGATGCAGCCGCCTCCGGGCGCGACGCTGCCGTCGACGCCGGTGACGCCATCGCCCCGAGGGTCC contains:
- a CDS encoding acyl-CoA thioesterase, translating into MTSPASTVFRTPIPLRWSDLDAFNHVNNARYLTFLEQARIEWFQTIGEDWVTEDAAPVVASATLNFKRPIEYPASVFVELFTERLGTTSVVIGHRIVAEDGSLHCDGNVVAVWIERHGGKPTPLPAAVRRASELLLPA
- the uvrA gene encoding excinuclease ABC subunit UvrA is translated as MALDFIRLRGARTHNLKNIDLDLPRDKLIVITGLSGSGKSSLAFDTIYAEGQRRYVESLSAYARQFLSVMDKPDIDHIEGLSPAISIEQKSTSHNPRSTVGTITEIHDYLRLLYARVGSPRCPDHHFPLEAQTVSQMVDQVLAMEADEALANQRWMLLAPVVRERKGEHVQVFEQLRAQGYVRVRVDGVLHEIDALPALALRQKHTIEAVIDRFKPRAELRQRLAESFETALKLGDGMAIVQSMDAAQDGASAAAGRLPDAADAGREPLLFSSKYACPVCDYALPELEPRLFSFNSPVGACPGCDGLGVAQFFDPVRVVAHPELSLAAGAMRGWDRRNAYYFSMIASLAKHYRFDVDTPWQQLPEAIRAIVLHGSAGEAIPLTYISESGSKHQRKHAFEGILPNLERRYRETESAAVREELSKYISERPCPECGGARLNRQARNVFVSDRPLNEIAVLPIDTCLAFFEALTLPGWRGEIATKIVKEIRERLGFLVDVGLDYLSLERKADSLSGGEAQRIRLASQIGAGLVGVMYVLDEPSIGLHQRDNARLLGTLTRLRDLGNTVIVVEHDEDAIRLADYIVDIGPGAGVHGGEVVAQGTLDDVLNAPRSLTGQYLSGKKKIDVPQLRYPPNRKMLLKLKGASGNNLKNVDLEIPAGLLTCVTGVSGSGKSTLINDTLFALAANEINGASHTPAPYRDIVGLDLFDKVVDIDQSPIGRTPRSNPATYTGLFTPLRELFAQAPEARARGYSPGRFSFNVRGGRCEACQGDGLIKVEMHFLPDVYVPCDVCGGKRYNRETLEILYKGHSIRDVLEMTVERALELFAPVPAIARKLETLIDVGLGYVKLGQSATTLSGGEAQRVKLSKELSRRDTGRTLYILDEPTTGLHFHDIEALLDVLHRLRDDGNTVIVIEHNLDVIKTADWVIDLGPEGGHRGGQIIAVGTPEQVAANPASHTGHFLAPLLEKKSAPSASTRSKKKGSA
- the recC gene encoding exodeoxyribonuclease V subunit gamma; its protein translation is MNTDETSAGLTLLRASRLEALLEPLEALLAQTRPAHPLAPQTVIAAHPGMKQWLAGALARQVGAGRVVANLDVQLPSTWLDRLSTTLLGERAVALPNYRRGHLRWTLHAMLGDPSAHGVTDPRVLAYLGATRSADERALRRFQLADRLARVFSQYLVYRSDWLQAWEAGRHADATAQRRDAALKALESGCLAPLWQAVVAALGEHRGRLVDALVAALQADSAPRAPLHVVGLSHLPPAELSVLRAYARRAPVFLYVPDPCREYWGGLHKADGGRPAVAAWQAFRDDEQARFDDPDALDWRDQGHPLLARWGRLGQHFFAALVDDELREDIRHWQDDGAGTPPDRLARLQDSIRRLQPELLQEDAAAANATADPSLRIHACHTRQRELEVLRDALLDAVDKDGVRPGDIVVMAPDIQAYLPLIPAVFGAPGSARERLLPYHLADVPVARSHPLFAVFATLLGLGASRITAPEVVDLLGVAEVRAALGLDAGDADILGEWLRNSRVAWALDAAHKQALSLPMRAEHSFAWAMDRLLAGYLMADVPGEADPQAVTLPDGTELLPLAGIEGPSAAALGSLDRLLCELQAWRNLAHVEQPASQWATVLRERVDALLRIDRTDADARAALSVVHRAIAQLAAEPARNGEDPALRLPVVRELLQDALAAAPERQRFLMGGITFCGMVPQRAIPFDMVCVLGLDEGAFPRRPSDGGIDLMARIRRLGDRDVPGDDRYLFLETVMSARKRLHLSYIGQGVRDGKHRNPAAPLAELLAELDRSCANAPDDDKAPRPWLVRHPLQPFDGRYFDGTHPALFSFSPAFAGMRGAGKEALPRLRDGNLPAPEPLPEPLPLATLEGFFKDPAKALLKEHLQLSLDALDDDVRLAEDEPMDAISRIHSVARTVFLQQVLPRKCGDPAWAWDRQPPAWVGLGGLLPLGAAGEAAWAKEADAVDALWSQADACGRFDARGEHGGQVVRVDVPLRQPGGEGADDGLPQRMTGLLRNVFPLNGAADGVQIVFAFPNPKDEKKHLKEPGDLGFKERVPAFLHWALLRLQHASTDTPVPVRLTMLAAGEPDLAAQVNAWDLRYCAADTAERAALNADLRRRLHALVALMCLGREGRSWFHPQSGWAALQALQAAPKKARGKQGEAEAGKEADGAGAPSAEAEAAAKRARGAAIAKAVRGKWVSESGQGVGERDYAPGYAQLLEGDLIFGDPDTDPDSRALHALLQDAQQINALIQLDGVDAPGVDASTEVA
- a CDS encoding UvrD-helicase domain-containing protein, whose amino-acid sequence is MNKPMDWTTLPLAGAGRSLVEASAGTGKTWTIAVLYLRLLLEEKLSPRQIIVSTFTNAAAAELRERLRGKLLWALAEANQHQQGIASDAGKHADRDWIRSRWQDASAVLESDVQRLQAALAEFDAAPISTLHALCSRILADHPFAAGALFRGREMIDGKTLEAALVADLWRVIAQGDEADALVALARAAGITLNSLKKYVPVLLQADVEVGCLDLNALRGRLGFLGDLDAWASRVRGLLDDDRWFHQRSALRQTWRSLVDVIVPLPGVVPGEIDLAKLKAAKALTAISKAGVANPDIQALANVSGDIAAVFSDEEWDRAGSIPLRQFLAAAQHWCRAALQARLDAANQSSFDQLLVTVRDVLAPRDGQRALADALFAAWPVALVDEFQDTDPVQFGILDAIYSDAGGAQRGRLVMIGDPKQAIYRFRGGDVATYERAKTRVPDQDRLTLGTNHRSSRGYVEAVNQFYANTRAELGPQQSATSIRYQRVAPSGRRDGQPLRAAHDNTPVSRPLMLHRLAADDAAPDLEAHALRVCAGQIAWALSEDGYSIGEDRLQPGDIAVLLPSNAQIVKLAVMLKARGVPCVTGSQKSVFDTAIARELRLVLHAALHPEDPRTLRAALATRLIGASLGTLQALRHDAAAWDSHASRFHVLHATLERGGPLALVAALLEQHAARLLDTVEGERILTDLRHLGELLQEAWDEGGGERLLAWFAEQMADGAEGSDAVDARALRLESDAARVKLMTLHASKGLEFGVVFLPLMWKHGPINKGARLLASDDGSAKCLVEGPAKDIVKQQEFEERHRILYVALTRAIHACHVFVLPTGDVLADAIRSASAKDVALNNLELSVFPTDEAPCIHVIDGWNPHPGRVWQGGGEVAATRTARPLPAAPIGPLPMRHSFTTLSGGGRHRLGFEDSAAEDEAQADAAASGRDAAVDAGDAIAPRVPEATRHPELDALATVAGADFGNAVHALFEHRVPGQPFAPHTVLAALREHGVRPHEGELDALVAPLTRRLQKVLEAPLAEGGGPRLCDLAAIDMRAELEFNYHLDGVSLRALRKACEAHGEPGLVPVREQTLAGLMNGKIDLVFAHGGRFHVLDYKGNQLAAGPQGCLQDYAPEALETKMLATGYRLQALLYTIAVERYLRERLGDGYRRDQHLGDCWYLFIRAVGLRLPDGTPCGVWRHRFGDGLLDAVQRVLGLDLQEAA